Genomic window (Akkermansiaceae bacterium):
TTCGAGATCCGGTAGTTGTGATCCACCGCGCCATAGCCGGTCGAGTTATCCGCCGCGTTATTCGCGTCACCGACGTCTGCCCAGTCAAAGGTGACTTCTGCATTCACCAACGGCGCGGCAAGAGTTGCGATCTAACGACAGCTCAAGCAAATTGCGTGCCTAATTTCTGATAGAAAATAAAGATATCCAAAACATCTCCTTTTGACGGCAGCACCTGGCCGTTGTCAGGCATTACCCATCTTACACACCACCAGGAAGTATCGGCTTCTCATTGCCCTCCGGTTCTGCTCAAATCGGACTTCGTGCAAAACGACCAATTCTTTCAAGACAACCGAATCGTCGACCACCTCTCAACCATCTTTGATGAGTTGGTGGGCTTCACCTATTTCGTCAAGGACACGCAGCTGAGATACGTTGCGTTTAACAAGCGGCTGCTGCAGCTGTTCGGGGTAGCGGACGGCACGGAAATCCTCGGTAAAAGGGACGATGACTTCATGCCGGAGCATATCGTGAAATCGATCCGCGAGGATGACCTGAGGGTCCTCAACACAGGCCAACCGATCCTCAACCGTGTGGAACTTGTGCCGACCGGCAAAGGCTTTGTCGATTGGTCCACTACTAACAAAAAGCCTCTCTACGACCATCAGGGAAAGATTTGCGGCATCATCGGGGTGACGCGCCCGTTCAGCCAGAGTACCGCCTCACTCCAGCAATCGGATGAGTTAGGCTCCGCCCTCAAGTTGATGCACCGGTCGTATCGTGAAAACATCCCGGTCACCGAGCTGGCAGCCACTGCCAACCTGTCGCTCAGTTCGTTCCAGAGGAAATTCAAAGCCTGCTTCGGTATGTCCCCGAAGGAATACATGCGCCACCTCAAGGTGCAGGAGTCCTGCCACAAGATCGTCCAAACCACCCAGAGTTTCGCCGAGATCAGCTACGGTTGTGGATTTTCCGACCAAAGCCACTTCTCACGCGAGTTCACCCGGATTATGAAGGAGCCGCCGTCGTCTTACCGGTCGCGTTTCAAGGCGAAATAGAGCATTGACCATTTTATTCATCAATTTGCACTGATTTTTCAAGACAGTCTGCCATCATTCAGTTACAACCGTGATCACCAGCAAGAACCATTCATGATTACCAAACGCATTTCCACCGAAACCATCCTCGCGAACCTGAAGAAAAAAGTCGATGCCCGCCTGCCCATCATGATCTCATCCGCAGGCAGCGGCCTGGTCGCCAAGCTTCAGGAGCAATGCGGAACCGACTGCATCAACACCTTTTCCGGAGCCCGCCTGCGCGCCAACGGCATGGGCACCATGTCGATGATGTGGCCGATCCTCGACTCCAACAAACAAACCCTGGATTACACCCGCGAGGACATCATGCCTGCGCTCGATGGCAAAGCCTTCGTCTGCGCCTGCCTCAATGCCAACGACCCGCTCAAGGACATGCGCATGGTGCTTCAGGAGTGCAAGGACATGGGGGTGAACTCGGTTTCCAACATCGGCCCGTCCATTTCCTACGTCGACCACGACTCCGAGATCTACAAGGTGATGACCTCCGCCGGCATCACCATCGACAACGAGATCGAGATGCTCAAGCTCGCCAAGGATGAAATGGACATGGTCAGTATCGGCCTCGCCTTCACCCTTGAAGACTCCATCCGCATCTGCGCCGAGGCGAAACCCCATATTTTCTGCTATCATGCCGGAACCACCAAAGGAGGAATCAAAGGCTACGATAACGGCATGACCATCGAGGAAACCGCCGAGCAAACCGAGCACGCCTACCAAAAATGCCGTGAAGTGCATCCGGATGTCATCCTGGTCGGCCACGGTGCCGCCATGGAAAACCCGGCGGACGCCCAGTATATGTTAGACAATACATCCGGCCACGGTTTCTGGACCGGCTCATCGACCGAGCGCCTTCCGATCGAGCGCGCGGTGACGCAAGCCGCAAGCGAGTTCACCGCACTTCGATTTTCTAAATAATCGACGGCGCTCGAATGGTGAGTTGTGACTGGTGAATAGTGAATGATGCAAGAAAAGCCGGATATACAGAAAAGGTCGTTTGACTTTGCTTGCCGAGTTGTTCGATTATGCCAAACTCTCGAAAAAGACCAAGTATCAAGAACCGTTGCCAACCAACTACTTCGACCAGCTACATCTATTGGAGCTAATGTCGAAGAAGCTCAAGCAGCCCAATCAAAACCAGACTTCACCGCCAGAATGTATATCTCTTGCAAAGAGGCGAGAGAAACGCACTATTGGTTACGCATTCTATCTTCTGCAAACATCGTTCCGGAAAACAAAATTTCCAAACTAAAAGACGAATCAAATCAGATCGTCGCAATCCTGACCACAATCACTAAAAACTCACGAGCTGACAAGTAATTCACTAGTCACAACTCACCAGTCACCATTCTTATGAAAACAATCGCCATACTTGCCACCCTCGACACCAAAGCTGCTGAAGCTGATTTCATGCGGCAGGAAATCGAACGCCTTGGCGGGAAAGCCCTTCTGGTCGACCTCAGCGTCGTTGGCGATCCCGCCATCCAGGCGGATATTTCCAAAGAGGAAGTCATCCAAACAGGCGGCAGCACTCTGGCCGAGCTGCTTGACCACCCAAGCCGCGAGAAAGCCAGCCCGGTCATCGTCAAGGGAGCCACCAGGATCCTGCTCGATCTCCAAGGGGCTGGAAAAATCCATGCGGTGGTCACCCTCGGCGGCACCCAGGGGACCTCGACCTGTGCACCGATCCTGCAAGCACTCCCCTACGGATTCCCCAAGGTGATGCTCTCGACAGCCGCATCGGGTGATACTTCACCATTTGTGGGGATCAAGGACATCACCATGATGTTTGCCGTTTCAGACATCCTGGGACTCAATGTTTTTTCCCGCAAAATCCTCGCCAATGCCGCAGCAAGTGCCTGGGGCATGGCACAGGTTGAACAGTGTATCACCAAATCCACCGCCAAGGGGGTGATCGGCATGTCCAACCTCGGAGTGCTTACCAAGGGGGCCATGCACGCGATCAAATTGTTCGAGAAAGCAGGTTACGAAGTCATCACCTTCCACGCCATCGGTGCCGGCGGAGACGCCATGGAACAGATGATGAAGGAAGGGATCATCACCGCTGTATTCGACTACGCCATGGGAGAGATCGCCGACGGATGCTTCGATGCCCTGCGGGCGGGTGGCCCGGAACGACTCACCACAGCAGGTAAACTCGGCCTGCCCCAAGTCGTTTGCCCGGGCGGCTCCGAGCACCTCGGCCTGCTCGTCAGCCAGCCCAACAAAGTCCCTGCCGGGTGGGAGGACCATCAGATCACCTGGCATACCCCCTATGTTTTTGTCCCCCGTCTCAACGCCGAGGAACAAGCCAGAGTGGCCGCGACCATCGGCGAACGACTTCAATCCAGTAAAGGCAACACCGTCTTCCTGATGCCCCTGAAAGGTGTCAGCAGCTACTCCGCACAGGGTGGCGAGCTCTACAATCCGGAACTTGACACAGCTTATTGGAATTCCTTGCAAAATGAGCTACCCGAAACCGTAGAAGTAGAAGCACTTGACCTCACAGCCGAGGATCCAGCCTTCGTGGAACATGCGGTAAAGACCCTCATCAGCATGATCGAGAGCTAATGATGATAACCAATCTCAAACCCTAACCAACAAATACTAACAACACTACCATTATGGCAGACTTAGACGACATCAGAGACGGAGACAATTTTGGTCTCTCCACACCCGCAGACACCAGCGCATTTTACCTCAAGGGCATGAACAATGCCTCCTGGGGTATCAAAAACCGCATGTCCCGCATTTTCAACCGCCAATCAGGTCGCACCGTGATGCTGGCTTTCGACCACGGCTTCCTGATGGGGCCTACCTCCGGTCTTGAGCGCATCGACCTCAACATCGCTCCTCTTGCCGAGGAGGCCGACTGCTTGATGGGTTGCCGCGGCATGATCCGCACATGCATTCCCGCGGAAAACACCAAGCCGATCTGTCTTCGCACAGATACAGGCACCACTATTCTCACAGACATGAACAACAACGTTCTAATCTCTGAGCAGGACGCCATCAGCATGAACGTTTCCGCCATGGCAGCCATGCTCGCCATTGGTGACGCCGACACCGAGGCCATCACCATCGCCAACTTCAGCCGTCTGGTTGATATTGGCAACAAGTATGGCATCCCGGTGATGGGTGTCACGGCAGTGGGTAAGGATATGGCTCGCGACGCCCGCTACTTCGGGCTCGCATCCCGCGTCTGTGCTGAGAACGGTGCCAGCATCGTTAAAACCTACTACACCGAAGGATTCGAAAATGTCGTAGCCGCATGTCCGGTTCCCGTTGTGATTGCCGGCGGCAAGAAACTTCCCGAGCTTGAGGCTCTTGAACTCTGCTACAACGCCATCCAATGCGGTGCCTCCGGGGTCGACATGGGACGCAACGTGTTCCAGTCCGAGGCCCCCCTCGCGATGATGAAAGCCGTCAAATCCGTTGTGCACAACAACGCCACACCGGCTGAAGGATTCGATCTCTTCAACACCTTGAAAAACGAAGCTTAACCTCTCTACCACAGATCCGTCTGATCCAACCGGTCAGACGGATCTTTTACTTACAATGAACCACACCGAAAGACTCGCCCGCCTAAAAAAAGCCACCAGCGGAGCTCCCCAGCTCAGCATTGGCACGCTCACGGGTGACATGATGCACCAGGCAAACGATCTCCGGATTCTTGAGCAAGCCGGCATCCAGCTCCTGCACCTTGATGTCATGGACGGCACCGTGTGGCCAAAGATTTCCGTAGGCTCCGGTTTTCTTGCCGGTCTCAAAACCGACCT
Coding sequences:
- a CDS encoding AraC family transcriptional regulator, which encodes MQNDQFFQDNRIVDHLSTIFDELVGFTYFVKDTQLRYVAFNKRLLQLFGVADGTEILGKRDDDFMPEHIVKSIREDDLRVLNTGQPILNRVELVPTGKGFVDWSTTNKKPLYDHQGKICGIIGVTRPFSQSTASLQQSDELGSALKLMHRSYRENIPVTELAATANLSLSSFQRKFKACFGMSPKEYMRHLKVQESCHKIVQTTQSFAEISYGCGFSDQSHFSREFTRIMKEPPSSYRSRFKAK
- a CDS encoding phosphoenolpyruvate hydrolase family protein, which gives rise to MITKRISTETILANLKKKVDARLPIMISSAGSGLVAKLQEQCGTDCINTFSGARLRANGMGTMSMMWPILDSNKQTLDYTREDIMPALDGKAFVCACLNANDPLKDMRMVLQECKDMGVNSVSNIGPSISYVDHDSEIYKVMTSAGITIDNEIEMLKLAKDEMDMVSIGLAFTLEDSIRICAEAKPHIFCYHAGTTKGGIKGYDNGMTIEETAEQTEHAYQKCREVHPDVILVGHGAAMENPADAQYMLDNTSGHGFWTGSSTERLPIERAVTQAASEFTALRFSK
- a CDS encoding four helix bundle protein yields the protein MQEKPDIQKRSFDFACRVVRLCQTLEKDQVSRTVANQLLRPATSIGANVEEAQAAQSKPDFTARMYISCKEARETHYWLRILSSANIVPENKISKLKDESNQIVAILTTITKNSRADK
- a CDS encoding Tm-1-like ATP-binding domain-containing protein; the protein is MKTIAILATLDTKAAEADFMRQEIERLGGKALLVDLSVVGDPAIQADISKEEVIQTGGSTLAELLDHPSREKASPVIVKGATRILLDLQGAGKIHAVVTLGGTQGTSTCAPILQALPYGFPKVMLSTAASGDTSPFVGIKDITMMFAVSDILGLNVFSRKILANAAASAWGMAQVEQCITKSTAKGVIGMSNLGVLTKGAMHAIKLFEKAGYEVITFHAIGAGGDAMEQMMKEGIITAVFDYAMGEIADGCFDALRAGGPERLTTAGKLGLPQVVCPGGSEHLGLLVSQPNKVPAGWEDHQITWHTPYVFVPRLNAEEQARVAATIGERLQSSKGNTVFLMPLKGVSSYSAQGGELYNPELDTAYWNSLQNELPETVEVEALDLTAEDPAFVEHAVKTLISMIES
- the lsrF gene encoding 3-hydroxy-5-phosphonooxypentane-2,4-dione thiolase — its product is MADLDDIRDGDNFGLSTPADTSAFYLKGMNNASWGIKNRMSRIFNRQSGRTVMLAFDHGFLMGPTSGLERIDLNIAPLAEEADCLMGCRGMIRTCIPAENTKPICLRTDTGTTILTDMNNNVLISEQDAISMNVSAMAAMLAIGDADTEAITIANFSRLVDIGNKYGIPVMGVTAVGKDMARDARYFGLASRVCAENGASIVKTYYTEGFENVVAACPVPVVIAGGKKLPELEALELCYNAIQCGASGVDMGRNVFQSEAPLAMMKAVKSVVHNNATPAEGFDLFNTLKNEA